One Thalassotalea hakodatensis DNA segment encodes these proteins:
- a CDS encoding marine proteobacterial sortase target protein, protein MNTHTRLIITLVILTIALSASFYLNGKHSESTSQFNVDLSYKTVSSSKPLLQVEQYGQVQQGSFFLQQENKQGYLLSPLLDTKVDITVTGLIARAVVTQQFTNSTNDWVNGIYVFPLPENAAVDHLTMDIGDRTIVGKIQPKQKARKLYQQAKSDGKKASLLVQNRSNLFTNHVANIGPGDTIRVTIEYQQAITFENNMFSLRFPTTVTQRYLPASPLNSEQKSIDESGWGITQPTFNNNTVDAQEEAAPPMHKVAMNITLNSGFELNNIESEQHPIITNKVTSSQYKVQLEQDMIANQDFVLQWQAKPTHQPTAAHFSQTTENGHYGMIMLMPPQLTDNATPLNREVVFVIDTSGSMAGTSIKQAKNALAWAISDLAATDTFNVIAFNSTANKVFQHSMPANRAYKNSAMQYIEQLNANGGTEILSALQLSLGHQRPNPARIRQVIFITDGAVGNEAELFTYINNHLNQSRLFTVGIGSAPNSYFMTEAALMGKGTYTYVNSVNTVQAKMKQLFGKLKQPVLANLTAKMSQDADMYPRHLPDLYQGEPVMISYFSEQTPDKMLISGVLRQQDWQQTLTLQHSGQQSGLSTLWARRKIAQLSRDKYKGKDATIINEQILETAMEHHLVSEMTSLVAIDITPSAKVPSSDRVIKNQRPKGQQGMLPQTATPALLQALIALFFLALALGVTLLNNTRR, encoded by the coding sequence ATGAACACGCATACCCGACTGATTATTACACTTGTCATACTCACAATAGCGCTTAGCGCCTCATTTTATCTTAATGGTAAACATTCCGAGAGCACGAGCCAATTTAATGTTGATCTGTCATATAAAACAGTTTCATCTAGCAAGCCACTATTACAAGTAGAACAATATGGGCAAGTACAACAAGGAAGCTTTTTTCTACAACAAGAAAACAAACAGGGGTATTTGCTTTCACCTTTATTAGATACCAAGGTAGATATTACGGTTACAGGGCTTATTGCTCGGGCTGTGGTAACGCAACAATTTACCAACTCAACAAATGATTGGGTCAACGGAATTTATGTTTTTCCATTACCCGAAAATGCTGCGGTTGATCATTTAACGATGGACATTGGCGATCGCACAATCGTTGGAAAAATTCAGCCTAAACAAAAAGCCAGAAAATTATATCAACAAGCAAAATCTGACGGGAAAAAAGCCAGTCTATTAGTACAAAATCGCTCAAACCTGTTTACCAATCATGTTGCAAACATAGGCCCCGGTGACACAATAAGGGTCACTATTGAATACCAACAAGCGATAACGTTTGAAAACAATATGTTTAGCTTGCGATTTCCTACTACTGTTACCCAACGCTACTTACCCGCTTCTCCTTTAAACAGCGAACAAAAATCTATTGATGAAAGTGGTTGGGGGATCACTCAGCCAACTTTCAATAACAATACTGTTGATGCACAAGAAGAAGCTGCACCGCCCATGCATAAAGTTGCCATGAACATCACTCTCAATAGCGGTTTCGAACTTAATAACATTGAAAGCGAACAACATCCTATCATCACGAATAAAGTGACATCTAGCCAATATAAAGTGCAACTAGAACAAGATATGATTGCAAACCAAGATTTCGTACTTCAATGGCAAGCAAAACCTACTCATCAACCAACAGCAGCGCATTTTAGCCAAACAACAGAAAATGGTCACTACGGTATGATAATGCTTATGCCGCCACAACTTACCGACAATGCTACACCGCTAAATCGAGAAGTCGTTTTCGTAATTGATACCTCTGGCTCTATGGCAGGCACTTCAATTAAACAAGCTAAAAACGCACTTGCATGGGCTATTTCAGATCTTGCAGCCACTGATACTTTTAATGTCATAGCATTTAACAGTACCGCCAATAAAGTATTTCAACATTCCATGCCCGCCAATCGTGCATATAAAAATTCTGCCATGCAATATATTGAACAATTAAATGCAAATGGGGGCACCGAAATACTGTCGGCACTGCAACTTTCATTAGGCCACCAAAGGCCCAACCCAGCTAGAATACGGCAAGTTATTTTTATTACTGATGGCGCAGTAGGTAATGAAGCCGAATTATTTACCTATATCAACAATCATTTAAATCAAAGCCGACTTTTCACCGTAGGAATAGGTTCTGCACCTAACAGTTACTTTATGACTGAAGCAGCCTTGATGGGTAAAGGAACCTATACCTATGTAAATTCTGTAAACACGGTGCAAGCTAAAATGAAGCAACTTTTTGGCAAACTTAAACAGCCAGTATTAGCTAACCTAACCGCTAAAATGAGTCAAGATGCAGACATGTACCCTCGTCATTTACCTGATTTATATCAAGGGGAACCTGTCATGATCAGCTACTTTAGCGAGCAAACTCCAGATAAAATGCTCATTTCAGGTGTATTACGCCAGCAAGACTGGCAGCAAACGCTTACGCTACAACACAGTGGGCAACAGTCAGGTTTATCTACCTTATGGGCTCGTCGGAAAATTGCCCAACTTTCTAGAGATAAATATAAAGGTAAAGATGCAACCATAATCAATGAACAAATTTTAGAGACTGCGATGGAACACCATTTAGTCAGTGAAATGACAAGCTTAGTCGCAATAGATATAACACCATCCGCAAAGGTACCAAGCTCAGACCGAGTCATCAAAAACCAACGACCTAAAGGCCAACAAGGTATGCTGCCACAAACAGCAACCCCCGCTTTATTACAAGCATTGATAGCCTTATTCTTTTTAGCTCTCGCCTTGGGTGTCACCTTACTGAATAACACGCGCCGATGA
- a CDS encoding class GN sortase: protein MNKHKAIIVTCCFISALFFASSMYIHAKAIFAQWLIANAWTATLSTGKQQPPWSWADTYPVAKISLQKKRYYLLAGVTGRTLAFGPGHMSSTPLPGEVGNTVIAGHRDTHFAQLEHLTFNDTLTVETLRGKFTYQIIDISIVHEQDMSVTAASNNDTLTLITCYPFDSLSPNTQWRYVIQATLQKQGNNSADV from the coding sequence ATGAACAAACACAAAGCAATAATTGTTACCTGCTGTTTCATTAGTGCTTTATTTTTTGCGTCAAGTATGTACATACACGCTAAAGCAATATTTGCACAATGGTTAATTGCAAACGCTTGGACCGCAACATTATCAACAGGTAAACAACAGCCACCGTGGTCATGGGCGGATACTTATCCAGTTGCTAAAATATCCTTGCAAAAAAAACGTTATTACTTGTTAGCAGGCGTGACAGGAAGAACGCTAGCCTTTGGCCCTGGACATATGAGTAGCACACCGCTACCAGGGGAGGTGGGTAATACTGTCATAGCCGGTCATCGTGATACCCATTTTGCACAACTTGAACACCTGACTTTTAATGATACTTTAACCGTAGAAACACTCAGGGGTAAGTTTACCTATCAAATCATCGATATTAGCATCGTACACGAACAAGACATGAGCGTTACCGCTGCAAGCAATAACGACACCCTGACCTTAATCACCTGCTACCCATTTGATTCATTATCGCCTAATACTCAATGGCGTTATGTAATACAGGCAACGTTACAAAAGCAAGGTAATAACAGCGCAGATGTTTAA
- a CDS encoding GNAT family N-acetyltransferase: MIEALAPINERIAQQIHRTFQRSYLIEAQLIGVSDFPPLQRSIEDIAHSKTLFYGFFDNSNLAAVIEVSFANKHLAIESLVVDPDHFRKGIAGKLLTFILAHFSYHSVSVETAVVNIPAITLYQKFGFEERKRFTPSYGIEKIAMALAAP, encoded by the coding sequence CACCAATAAATGAGCGTATTGCTCAGCAAATCCATCGTACTTTTCAGCGCTCTTATTTGATAGAGGCGCAATTAATTGGCGTCAGTGATTTTCCTCCGCTACAGCGTTCTATTGAAGATATTGCCCATTCTAAAACGCTATTTTATGGCTTTTTTGATAATAGTAACCTTGCGGCTGTTATTGAAGTTAGCTTTGCTAACAAACATTTAGCCATTGAAAGTTTAGTGGTTGATCCTGATCATTTTAGAAAAGGCATCGCTGGTAAATTACTGACGTTTATTCTAGCGCATTTTAGCTATCACTCGGTAAGCGTGGAAACGGCTGTAGTGAATATTCCTGCGATAACGTTATATCAAAAGTTTGGCTTTGAAGAGCGTAAACGTTTTACGCCATCATATGGCATTGAAAAAATTGCCATGGCGTTAGCAGCACCTTAA